In the Candidatus Margulisiibacteriota bacterium genome, CGAAGTGCGTTTCTCACGCTCGGTCAAAAATTTAAACACCAAATTAGGTATTAAATTTATTCACAGTCGAGGTTGTAATTATAACGTAGTTCGCAACTAGTTGTCAAGAGAAATCTTGGGGAATTTCAGCTCTTTTCCCTTTTTCCGGAAAACCCTTACCAGATAAGGGGTTTAACGGCCGCCGCAGGCCGGGCATTTCTTATTTCGGGGGACTTTGACCTTCCGCCAGGAGCGTTCCAGGGGAGCCATAACGAGCAGTTCCCCACCCGCCGTTTCGCCGAGCCCGAGGAGCAACTTGACCGCTTCGGTCGCCTGCCAGGTCCCAACCAATCCAGGCAAAACACCCAGGACCCCATTTTCCCGGCAAGCCGGAACTTCGCCCGGCGGCGGCTCTTCCGGGAAAAGGCACTGAAAGCAGGCCCCTTCGCCCGGCGTGATCGTCATCAGCTGGCCTTCAAATTGGTAGACCGCGCCGTAGATCAGGGGCTTCTTCTGGTCGACGCAGGCTTTATTTAATATGTAGCGGGTCGGGATATTATCGCTCCCGTCAATGACGATCGAGTAGTCGCCGATGATCCGGGCGGCATTGTCGGCGGTCAAGCGGGTCGAAAAAGCCAAGACGTCACATTCGGGATTCAACGCTTTGATCCGGTGAGCGGCGACTTGGGCTTTGAGCTTGCCAATATCCTCGGTTGAATAAAGCGTTTGGCGGTTGAGGTTAGAGAGCTCGATAAAATCACTGTCGACGATGCCGATCGAACCGACACCAGCGGCGGCGAGATATTGCAAGGCTGGCGAACCAAGGCCGCCAGCGCCGACGACTAAAACTTTTCCGCGGCGGAGTTTTTCCTGCCCGGCCGGGCCGACTTCAGGGAGGATCAGTTGGCGGCTATAGCGCCCTTCTTCGGGAGCGCAACTACCAGACAAAGAGCTCACCCAGGGTCCAGACCCCAAATATAATGAACATAGCGGCCCCGACAAGCTTGACCGCTCTTGCCGGGATAAGGTCTTTGGTCCACTTACCGGCTAAGGCACCGATCGAATTAACTACGATCATTGCCAGGGTCGCGCCGGCCCAAACCTGAAAAGGCGTTCCGTATTGGGCGGTCAGAGCAAGAGTGGCAATTTGCGTCTTATCTCCAAGTTCGGCCAAGAGAAAGGCGGTAAAGACGAGCCAGAAAGGAGAACGGTTGTCGGTCTCGGTTTCTTCCTCCTCCTCTTCCCGGCCAAAAATAATCCAGAGACCGAATATAATGAATAAGATCCCAGAGAGGGTTTGGATATAGATCAACGGGATGAAACGATTAAGGAGTTCGCCAGAAAATACCGCTAAAGCCATTAGTAATGCCGAGGCGCAAGCGACAGCGGCAATGACCACTCTAGCTGAATACTTGGTGGCTAGACCAAAAGTGAGGAGTTGGGTTTTGTCTCCCAGCTCCGCCACCGCGATCATTATGAATGTAGTTATAAATGGGATTAAGGACATGGGGATATTATAACATTTGGTTAGTAGGAAACCTGCGGCAATATCGCCGCCACATAGGTGGGCAAGAATTGAGCGGTTAACCAGCGGCTGAACGCCGCGGTTAAAGGGAAAGCTCTAACCGCGACGTTTAGTCGCGGTTGTAAGATCGTGAATTGCCTGCCGGCAGGCACGGCTCGGTTCCTCACGAGTTTCATGAAACCCCTTGAAGGCCATATTTGATTCACTAAAACACTTGGTTATTTATGGCTTACAATAACTACAAGGATATTTCCCCGCAGCAAGGGCCCATTCACGATTTGTATAAGCAACCAGATTCTCTGGCAAAATAGCGTCAACATAATAACACCAGGCATAATGAAACGCGTCTG is a window encoding:
- a CDS encoding HesA/MoeB/ThiF family protein; this translates as MSGSCAPEEGRYSRQLILPEVGPAGQEKLRRGKVLVVGAGGLGSPALQYLAAAGVGSIGIVDSDFIELSNLNRQTLYSTEDIGKLKAQVAAHRIKALNPECDVLAFSTRLTADNAARIIGDYSIVIDGSDNIPTRYILNKACVDQKKPLIYGAVYQFEGQLMTITPGEGACFQCLFPEEPPPGEVPACRENGVLGVLPGLVGTWQATEAVKLLLGLGETAGGELLVMAPLERSWRKVKVPRNKKCPACGGR
- a CDS encoding TMEM165/GDT1 family protein, giving the protein MIAVAELGDKTQLLTFGLATKYSARVVIAAVACASALLMALAVFSGELLNRFIPLIYIQTLSGILFIIFGLWIIFGREEEEEETETDNRSPFWLVFTAFLLAELGDKTQIATLALTAQYGTPFQVWAGATLAMIVVNSIGALAGKWTKDLIPARAVKLVGAAMFIIFGVWTLGELFVW